Part of the bacterium genome, CGAGCGACGATTAGGCAGGCGGGCCAGCGGGGGCTATTCGGTTTCCGTGATTCCATTTCGTCGCTCGCAGCCTCACCCTGCACGAACGGGCCGAGGTTGTCAAGCGCACCCGACCGCGGGTGCTGTCCTAATTAGGGCACCCGTTCAACCTGCTGCCATGACTGCATCGCCACGTCGGCGGGCTTCAGTATCGCGTCTGGCATGCTCGGCTCTGTACGAACTCGGCGGTTCTGATACCGTCTTGACAAGAAATTCCCAGTCGATCCTGGTCGGGCTTTGGGGCTTGGCGAGGTACGCTGCAACTTGAGCAACAAGTGCCCGCCGATTCACCTCCGGCCGGGTAATGGCCGCTGCAGCCGCGTTTGCCACGGACCAGACAAGGGCCATGGCTTTATTCTCTGGGACGCCCGTGATCTCCGACCAAAACCGGGCTGAAGATGGGCGCAAAACGCCGTCTGCATTCGTGCTGTTCGTGGTCCCGACACAGGTCGCATAATTGAGCACGACGTTGCGCACCCCGGGGTTCTGCTGCAAGCGTCTGGCTGCCGCTCGAAGGTTTTGCTTCATTTTCCCCACGATGTCAGTATTTCGTGTCACGGCTCCGCTCTTCACCACGTAAAGGTGAACGGTTGTTGGGTCCTGCGGGGGCCGCCGCTCGATATCGACACCCTCTGCACCTGCCTTTTCGCAGTCCTTCCCGAGGTCGATGGCCATCGCCTCCAAAGCCTGCCCCCCTGCGGTGACAAAATTCCGGCTATCCCAATCGGCCACCAGGGCGGTTGCCAATTCTTCTGGCGTGCAGTCCCCGTGTTGGGCGCGGCGCACGTAGGGGTTGATCCTACGGACAACCCGTTCCACGTAATTGTCGAGAATCGTCGTCCACTGCGCCGTGTACCAAAAATCGAACTGCTCGACGTAGGTCTGGAGCGCCCGTTGGATTTTCTTCGCGGATGGCCCCGTAGCCCGCGCAAGGCCAACCGATGCCCGAAGCTGTTTGGCTTCCGCAACTGAAACCACGTTGGATCTGGGTGTACCCGTTGGGGCAACAGGCCTGCTTTTTCTCGACATGCAGACATTGTACCCCTACCCAGCGATCAACGGCAATTGCCCGTGTTCCACGGAAAGATGCAAGCGTGTCCCTTTCGTCAAATCGACATGATCTGCTCTTCGGTTTAGAAGCACCAACCGATTCTCGTCATGGACTACCCAGCCCCAAGTCCCAAGGCGTTGGTTGGCTGATACCTTTCGCCATACAGGAGGTTCCGGGCGCGGCGTTCGTTCCCCTTGCAGGTGGGCCAGAATTCGGTCCCCCAAACTACGCGCCAATTGTACCGGAACAGCGTTCCCGATCTGCCGATACTGGCTTCGAGAAGAACCCGCGAATATCCATTCATCTGGGAAAGTTTGGCACCTGGCGCATTCCCGCACCGTCAGACACCGTGTCTCATCGGGGTGCACAAGACCCGTAGAAGAATGGTCGGGCATCGTGAGAATGGTAGGTGCTGGAGAATCCCAGGCTAGCCGGCGCCACCAGCCACCCTTACCGCCTTCGGCATGAAAAGCCCGCCCCATCGTTGAACGCCGAAGTCGGGGGGAAAGAGAACGCCAATTTCCTCCCGGAGGAATACGAGAAAACACGCTGATCTTGAACTCCGAAAGGGGCTGCACGAACGGAGAAGGATCCCTAAGCCCCCTGAAAGCATCCCGGAGGGTTTTCCACCGCGGCCGAGCATCGGGGAAGTGGGTGGGTTGGGGAAGAAAAACGGGATCGGGATTCCGTGCGCCAAGAAGAAAAACTCGCTGTCGGAACTGTGGGACCCCGAAATCCACCGCGTCAAGAACACCCCAGGCGACCGTGTACCCGGATCGGATCAGCTCGGAAATGAACCATCGGAACACCGAGCCCTTGCTCTCCTCCTCGGAAAGAGACCTGTGCCCCATTCCCCGTTGGGAAAGTGGCCGATGATGGAGCGCCACGGAGAGAAACCCCGTAACATTCTCCATGAGGAAATATTTGGGTTCAGCCGCGCGGAGAAGTGCAAGGTAATGGTGCACAACCGAGCCTCGGGTATCAGCGAGCGCACGTCTTCTGCCTGTGGTAGTAAACGCCTGACACGGGGGGCCACCGGCAAGCAAAGTCAGTTCCCCGCGATCCAGTCCAAGATGCTGTAGCCAAGCATTGGGACTGAGATTCCCAAGATCCTCGCACAGGATTTCCACTTTCGATTTCTTGAAACGCTCCCGATTCGCCTCCAGCGTGTCAACGCAATCCCGATCAAAATCCACTGCAGCAAGAGTCGTAAACCCGGCCAGTTCAAGGCCAATGTCCAACCCGCCCGCTCCCGAACACACGCTGATCATTGACCTGCAAGGCATGATTCCCCTCACCACCCCAAGCTACTTACCACGCCCCTCTGACTTCTTCTTCTGTCTGGGCTTGTCCCAGTAGGGACTCTTGCACTTGGGGCAGACCCGGGGTTCCCCCTGGGTGCCCTGCCGGGCAACCCACTGGTGGTCGCATCGCTCACAACGGAATCCGGGAAGGGTGATCTTCGCCATGCCGTCACCCATACCCCAGCTCCCGGGAATCGTCAAGGGGTATATTACTAATGGTATATCCGCAAATGTCAGACCCCGGTGGTAGCCTTGGATCATCAGGAGGTCGGCATGAACTCGCTCCAGATCGCCAAGAAGGTTCAGGTGGTCGCCACCCTGGTTGAGGGCAACTCCATCCGCTCCACCGAGCGGCTGACCGGCGCCCACCGGGACACCGTCATGCGGCTGGGGCGGGATGTGGGCGAGGGCTGCGAGCGACTGCACGACCGGCTGTTCCGGGACTTGCAGGTGAACATCCTCGAGGTGGACGAGCTGTGGTCGTTCGTGGGGAAGAAGCAGGGGCGCCTGCAGCCGACCGATCCGAAGGAATTTGGGGACTCCTACACCTTCCTGGGCACGGACGCGACCAAGAAGGCGATCATCTCCTACACGGTGGGCAACCGGGACAGCACGACCACCCAGGAGTTCTGCCAGGATCTCCGGGGCCGGGTGCTCAACCGGCCGCAGATCAGCAGCGACGGATTCCAGCCCTACATCGCTGCGATCGAAGATGCCTTCGGGGAGGAAGTGGACTACGCCCAGGTGGTCAAGGAGTACTCGGGCAGCACCGTCCTGGTTCCCGCGTCCACCCGGTACTCGCCGGCCCGGGTGAAGTCCATCACGCGCACCCGGATCTCCGGTCAGCCGGACCCCACGCACATCAGCACCTCCTACGTGGAGCGCACGAACCTGAGCGTCCGCATGGGCTGCCGCCGGTTCACCCGGCTCACCAACGGGTTCAGCAAGAAGCTGCGGCACCACCGGGCCTCCGTGGCCCTCTGGGTGGCCTACTACAACCTCTGCCGCGTGCACGAGACGCTGCGAACCACCCCGGCGATGGCCCTGGGCGTCACCGACCACGTGTGGACGATCGAGGAACTGGTGCGGGAGGCTCTGGCCGGCGAGGAGCAGCCCCGCAGCCAACCCCCCAGCAAGCCCGAGCCCCAGAGCATGCCTCCGGCCCCGCAGCCCACCCAGCGCCCCCGGTTCACCGTCATCCAGGGCGGCCGGGCCTAACCTGGCGTCTAACGTGGCCGGATTCCTCGGTGGTGCCAATCTACGATTCCTCTTGACCGAATGAACGTCCTGCGTTAGGCTTGCTCTCGGGAAGGAGTTAGACCCATGGACGACCGAGCGGAAAAGATCCGGGAACTGGCACGGCAGCTCGACGCCGCGGAAGATGAACGGACCAAGCTCACCGCTGAGCTTGATGAACGGATTCGGCTCCTCGAAATCACGTTCAACCTCCTCGTAGGTGGGAAAACGAGCACGAACCCAGGGAAAAGCAAACGTGCCACTTCCGGTGATTCTTCTTCTGAAGGGAAGACCCATGGGGATCGGGTGCTCGCCGTTCTCCGGGCGCACCCTGGAGCAGACAGTGCCACGTTGATCGCGCAGGTGTACGGGGAGGCCACCAGCCGGAACAAGAACCGGTTCCGAGGGCTGATGCACTTCATGAAGGAGCGCAACCGAGTAAAGCGGCTTCCGGGTAAACCGGCGCGCTGGGAGGTCATCGCGAAGGACACCGAATAGCAGACGCCCCGACAAGCCAGTAACTTGTCGGGGCGTTGGCCGGTAAATCAACCGGCTTGCGATCCGTCCGGCCACTGAGAAAGGGACTCGCAAAGCAAACCCTACCTCAGTTGCTCCCGGAGCGCAAGTCCCGAATGACGGGTTGCCACCCCGTCGAAGGAGAGATTGCGCGATGCGCGAGAGGAGAACCACGAGGTAACCCCAGCCCGGCGTACTGGCGCCGGGCTGGGGCTCTGCCCCTACCTGGTAGTTCCTAGGAATCGGTGAACCTCCGTCCGCTCCCGCGTTCATCATGATCCCGGATCGCCCCTGCGCTGTAACCCAACAATAGCCCGCGAATTCGGTGCGCGTGCTCCTCGGGCACGTCGGAGCACTTCACCAGCCAAGCGTAGAGATCAACGACCCACCGAGCAGCCGCGAACCCGCAGTCGGCAAAACC contains:
- a CDS encoding PmeII family type II restriction endonuclease, with amino-acid sequence MSRKSRPVAPTGTPRSNVVSVAEAKQLRASVGLARATGPSAKKIQRALQTYVEQFDFWYTAQWTTILDNYVERVVRRINPYVRRAQHGDCTPEELATALVADWDSRNFVTAGGQALEAMAIDLGKDCEKAGAEGVDIERRPPQDPTTVHLYVVKSGAVTRNTDIVGKMKQNLRAAARRLQQNPGVRNVVLNYATCVGTTNSTNADGVLRPSSARFWSEITGVPENKAMALVWSVANAAAAAITRPEVNRRALVAQVAAYLAKPQSPTRIDWEFLVKTVSEPPSSYRAEHARRDTEARRRGDAVMAAG
- a CDS encoding transposase, coding for MNSLQIAKKVQVVATLVEGNSIRSTERLTGAHRDTVMRLGRDVGEGCERLHDRLFRDLQVNILEVDELWSFVGKKQGRLQPTDPKEFGDSYTFLGTDATKKAIISYTVGNRDSTTTQEFCQDLRGRVLNRPQISSDGFQPYIAAIEDAFGEEVDYAQVVKEYSGSTVLVPASTRYSPARVKSITRTRISGQPDPTHISTSYVERTNLSVRMGCRRFTRLTNGFSKKLRHHRASVALWVAYYNLCRVHETLRTTPAMALGVTDHVWTIEELVREALAGEEQPRSQPPSKPEPQSMPPAPQPTQRPRFTVIQGGRA